One Bythopirellula goksoeyrii genomic window, AAGATAACGATGTCAGAAACCGCATAAAGATTCTTGGCCGGCGGATTGATGTTCGTGGGGAAGGGGGGTATGCAACGTCTCCACCGTCGCTGCATCCAAGTGGCAAGCAGTACGCTTGGCTCAGCTTTGATACCAATACGATGCTCCCAGAATTTGATGCCGATTGGCTCATCGACAAGTCACAGCCAGCACGCCTTTCAAACAGTAAGCAAACCTCCCCCGTGCGAAACGCAGTCGCTTACATTCGCCGCATTCAGGCCAGGGCAGGGGAGGGGGGCCACAATGCCACTTTTAGGGCGGCGTGTAAGCTGCGTGATGCAGGCCTTTCAGCAGAGGAAGCTCTGATAGTGCTTAGCGATTGGAATGAAACCAACGCGACTCCCCCTTGGAGTCTAAAAGACCTGCGACACAAGGTTTGTTCGGCATTTGATTCGGCAGTGCATCGTCGTTAGTCAGTGGGACAACGTATTCAGCAAGGGGAGGCGACGCGAAGAGCTTCAAGGCTTCCGGTGGGGTGAGGATTTGCAAGAGGGGAAAGCGGCTCAAGAAGTCCTGTCCATCAGTCGTTGCGGGGTCCCGGAATGACAACAAATCCTTATCGCGGGAGACGATCAGCGAAGCCTTCGCGGCGACGGCTAGGTCGTCGTAGGGGGCGTCTTTGGGGTCGCGTGGAAAATCGAAGACGTGGGGAACGTCGTCAAGCTTCTCTGCGAATGCGTGCAGCCGGGTGATGAAGCGATCGACAACTTCTGAGGGGATGCGGTATTTGGCGGCAAATTCAGCGTTGCTGGTGACGCGACGTAATTCGTCAAAGCCGTAGTCGGAGATAACCAGCGGAATTTTCTTTGCAGCACCAAGTCGAGCAGGTGGGCGGCTGGGCCGCGAGAAGACATCAGCGATTGCAGGTAGACGTTGCAGTCAAATCCGACGCGCTGCATGATTTGGTTCAGGACCTGGCCGTTTTACGTTCATAACGTAACTCGTGCTTGATACGTTCGAAATCTTCGACCGCTTCGTCTTCAGTGATGCCAAGCTTTTCCATGCGTGGGTAAACCGGAGCCATGAGTTCCCGCAGGTCGGCTAGCGGGTCGAGTGTGCGGGTCACGGCTTCGAGGACGATTTCTGCGGGAGAAGTTCCTTGGGTCCTGGCGGCCTCGGTGACCTTGGCGGCTAACGGGTCGGGGATTTCAACGTGGATGGTCATACTTTTCTCCTCTCTCTGTGGTGTACCCCACGGCCTGAGCCGTGGTCAAGTTTTCTCTGCAAGGGTGGAATGCTCATTTGGCGTCCTCCTGGTTGTCACCCAGGACACCCAGAAGAAGTCGAGTGCAACGCAGAGAGGCCTCGGCGTCGTTGAGTTCGTCGGCGAGGAATCTCTCGATGTGGGTGGCCGCGAGCAGATTTCCAAAGGCCAGG contains:
- a CDS encoding bifunctional DNA primase/polymerase, encoding MADQLNQHTTIVKEQKTLGDATREYLTLGWSVIPLLGKLPAIPWKVYQARCATPEEVEAWFSSETKPTGVGIVTGILSGLVVVDCDAPDDAEFWQASFPSSPLTVSTGGGGVHVYYRMPKDNDVRNRIKILGRRIDVRGEGGYATSPPSLHPSGKQYAWLSFDTNTMLPEFDADWLIDKSQPARLSNSKQTSPVRNAVAYIRRIQARAGEGGHNATFRAACKLRDAGLSAEEALIVLSDWNETNATPPWSLKDLRHKVCSAFDSAVHRR
- a CDS encoding putative toxin-antitoxin system toxin component, PIN family translates to MQRLPAIADVFSRPSRPPARLGAAKKIPLVISDYGFDELRRVTSNAEFAAKYRIPSEVVDRFITRLHAFAEKLDDVPHVFDFPRDPKDAPYDDLAVAAKASLIVSRDKDLLSFRDPATTDGQDFLSRFPLLQILTPPEALKLFASPPLAEYVVPLTNDDALPNQMPNKPCVAGLLDSKGESRWFHSNR